A DNA window from Lachancea thermotolerans CBS 6340 chromosome G complete sequence contains the following coding sequences:
- a CDS encoding KLTH0G14146p (highly similar to uniprot|P34730 Saccharomyces cerevisiae YDR099W BMH2 14-3-3 protein minor isoform binds proteins and DNA involved in regulation of many processes including exocytosis and vesicle transport Ras/MAPK signaling during pseudohyphal development rapamycin-sensitive signaling and others), giving the protein MSQSREDSVYLAKLAEQAERYEEMVDSMKAVASSGQELSVEERNLLSVAYKNVIGARRASWRIVSSIEQKEEAKDKSEHQVKLIRDYRSKIETELTKICDDILSVLDTHLIPSATTGESKVFYYKMKGDYHRYLAEFSSGEVRDKATNASLEAYKTASEIATTELPPTHPIRLGLALNFSVFYYEIQNSPDKACHLAKQAFDDAIAELDTLSEESYKDSTLIMQLLRDNLTLWTSDMSEAGQDEQQPAEGAQE; this is encoded by the coding sequence ATGTCACAAAGTCGTGAAGATTCCGTTTACTTGGCCAAGCTTGCTGAACAGGCCGAGCGTTACGAGGAAATGGTCGACAGCATGAAGGCCGTAGCGTCTTCCGGCCAAGAGTTGTCCGTGGAGGAGCGTAACTTGCTCTCGGTTGCTTACAAAAATGTGATCGGTGCCCGCCGTGCCTCGTGGAGAATCGTGTCGTCGATCGAGCAAAAAGAGGAGGCCAAGGACAAATCTGAGCACCAGGTGAAGCTGATCCGCGACTACCGTTCTAAGATCGAGACTGAACTGACGAAGATCTGTGACGACATCTTGTCGGTTCTCGACACACACTTGATCCCTTCGGCCACTACCGGTGAGTCTAAGGTCTTCTACTACAAAATGAAGGGTGACTACCACCGTTACTTGGCCGAGTTCTCTTCCGGTGAGGTCAGAGACAAGGCTACCAACgcttctttggaagcctACAAAACCGCCTCTGAGATCGCTACCACTGAGTTGCCCCCTACGCACCCAATCCGTCTGGGTCTAGCTCTGAACTTCTCCGTCTTCTACTACGAGATCCAGAATTCTCCAGACAAGGCTTGTCATTTGGCTAAGCAGGCTTTCGACGATGCCATTGCTGAGCTTGACACACTCTCTGAGGAGTCTTACAAAGACAGTACTTTGATCATGCAACTGTTGAGGGATAACTTGACCTTGTGGACCTCCGACATGTCCGAGGCCGGCCAGGACGAACAACAGCCTGCTGAGGGCGCCCAGGAGTGA